Below is a window of Brassica napus cultivar Da-Ae chromosome A5, Da-Ae, whole genome shotgun sequence DNA.
ttttaaaaaatgtctttttagtgatggtaaacatgaataatgacACCAACAAAGCGGTAAATACGAAAATTCCCCAGTAATTATAGTGATGGCATTTTTATGTAAAACATTTACATTGTGAGGCATATCATGCATGTCAGATATTTCTTCTGGTAAAAATCTCAAATTATCTTTTGACCACAGAAATCAAAAACTCATATGAGTAACATATTCGGTTTACActaaatttttcaattttatctcATTATCCCAGTCTCAAATAACATCATCTAGTTCGAGTCtaactttttcatttatttttactcTTAAAACCTTCAAACTTTTTAAgcatttggaaaaaaaaaatcacaattaaTCCATCAACAATGCTTTACCTTCCTCACTCTGCTGCTGGTGATTTGACTATTTCAGACTTTTTAACTAAAATCCTAACCTTATTTACTCAGTTGCCGGTGATTCTTTAACTCTAGTGATTCTTTAACTTTGGAGCTTGTTCTATATCATATATTCAACATGGAATATTTGATTAATTCATTTTGTTCCCTTCTTCtcattttatacattttcaataaaaatccTTAGATTTGAATCAATAATTTTTCTCTGTCATTAGAATCATGCATacatttttatcattttgtagCTACTCCCCTTATCCACACTTCTCCGTCCATTCTTTTTCCGTCAACCCTTTCACTAATTGatgaaacaattttaaaaatatggaagaataaacaaaatatatataaagggTTTGACAAAATAAACGAGAAAAATATATGTTGACAATTCATCCGCCAAAAATTGGCTCATCCACAACTTTCCGTCCGCAACTCTTTCGTCCATATCCACACACTAGTATATAACACAATATTCACACATTGACTGTATTGCATGTATGATATTCATGATATTGTAtcaatattacgatatatataaAGCTTATTGATTATATTTAAGATATGATGTGGATGTTGTATCCATATTATGTTTATATACAAAGTTTAtgtctatttttatattatgatgCTATTCAGGTTATtagttcaaattttaaaattagaccAAACTTATATTTCGAGTTATGTATAAGAGATTGTTTTATAACCCATTAatctcaaatattttcttaatatttcttcttctatgaAGATATCTATGTTCTTGCAATGATGGAAGCTAAACTCATACGAAGCGGTTGACCAAATAAAGCCCACATGGACACTTTATAAGGTGTGTGACATTGACTCATTTCTAATGCACATGGTACAATACAAGAAAACATTGATTTTGCAACTACAATATTAGTCACTAAATGGTTATAGATATGGATTTTGTAACTCATTTGCGACTACGTTATATGAATAGAAAAGCTTTGTCGCAGAATAAAGTGGTTGCAAATCTGTTGATAGTTTGCAACTAAATTGTAACCACATAATTAGTGGTACACTAGCCTCTATACGACAACTCAAATAAAGGTTGCAAATATCTATATTGTCATGACTAATTAGAAACTTTCTTACTTCACAAAATGTTTGTCAATAATTTGCTTCTACTTTAGTCTATGCAGTCCTAATGTAGTCAAAAATGTTAGTGAAATATAAGCAACTATATTACTTTATATAGTCTCAAATAAGTCACAAAGTATAGTGACTGCTTTGCAACTACATTATTTTACGTAGTCTCAATTAAATTACAAAGTATAGTGACTACTTtctactaaaatatttatatgtagacacaatataattaaaaaaaatacagggACTGATTTGTGACTACAGAATTTGTTGAGAGTTCCAATATCGTCACAACACATAATGACTAAGTCGCAACTTCCTTTTTGTGTAGTTGCAGTTACACATAATAGAGTGACTACTTAACAACTATGTTATTCGTATGTTGTGGCAATGTAGTTAGTGTCATAATAACTAATTTGTAACAACATTATTTGTATGTTTAGTTGCTAAAATTATAATCTGAAActagaaaattaataaaatccAAGTCTTATATTAATTTTGGAACATCTATTGAATTCCTTAAAGCTTacaatacaaaatacaaaatatttagattttccTTTTATACAAAAAACAACTATAAGTTATGAACTACTTATGGCATATAAGTAGTTGCTGTGGATAGATATGATGCGGTCATAAAATCCGAGAATTTTGGGTCTTTACCTTGCATATAGGTGACCAGCatcttcaaaatatttatttggatTTGTTGCTTAGCAGCTCTAGTTGTGGTTTCAGCATCACGTATAGCATTAGCTGGTGCGGTTTCAGCATCACATCGAGCATTAGCAGCTGCTTGCTCTTCAATTAGACATTGAGAATCTCGAAGTTGAACATCTTGGACctcattttctatttttgtttacGTTTACACcacttttttatgttttagaattgtattttttcaaattcgaactgttttataattttttttagtaaacttttttctaatttttttttaaaaaaaaaatctttttgaaattcgattgaaactatttatttaaatttttttaaaaaattttaaaatgtttatttatatttttattagaaccctaaactccacattccaaaaaccgtaccccacccctcaactctaaaccctaagtctatattagttaaccctagggttaTATATGGCTCTTTACCTCTTTAAAAAAGAGGGTAAAAGTGGTGAaggtaaatatgaaaaatggtaatatgaatgtggtattttggCAATTTCTCAAAATTATTTCTATAATTGTAGCTTAATAGgtctgtaatttattttattctcagGCATAAAGTATGAAAACTAATACAAAGATCAAGAAAAACTGCAATAACACCAAACAATAATGCACCAAAAAATTTGCTATCTTTTCGTGAAAAAATAAGTGTGTGGAATCTACTATCACTATGCATACACAgtaactttttcttttcatttctatATAAATGAACTATTGTGTATGATGTAATAATACACcattctttttttcaaaaaaaaaaaattatgtttcccTTCTTCTTCTATTCATGTATCCTCTTCTTTTTGTGgtataaattttttgtttttatttgtaaatatgataaattttagGTATTATTATAACATGTTATCAGCATGATCACTCTTTGATacgataaatattatatatatatatataatatcataatttaatGGCCggtatactatatatatatatatatatattattttgtagtggttattttAAGCACCATTATTCGCTTAAATGTGGGCTGTTTGTCAACTTGTTATTATATTTGGTTTCTAGATAcccatatcatttttttttcaataaattttggtCGGCTGACTCGCGCATAATTTACTTAATAGTTAACATGAAATTTTTTATCACCATAATAATATTATTGGCCACCTGTATATAAATCTTATGAAATTGACTAGATTTGATTGACtacttattataatattttgaaacagattTTTGGTTCAAGCTCTTTAATGGAAATGATCACAAGGAAAGTCTTTTAAAACTTTCATATTTTCCAAACAGAAGTGAGcattaattttcatctataaatacactAATTTTTCAGTCATTCATTTCATTCAAACATTTCATCTTATCtcaaatagttttcaaatcattttTGTTCGATTTTTTTCttgcaagaaagatgattcgttTTTTTAATGTGTGGTTGTACTTTTTCCTTGTACGTATTGTCTCTTTGTCAGAAAATTTGCTCATGAATAGTTCACCAGAAATGTAAATTTACTTTTCTATGTGTTATTTTTCTTGTAACTACTTCTATTATTCATGTAAAAggttctttttaaattatagtaTTAGTACGTTACTAACAAAGTTTTATGACTGTATAGAAAACCAAATGGCAAATATCAAGAAGCTTAAGTTTCCGTATAGCATACTACATTACATCAATCACATATGTGGGTACATAATATTTTCTCAATTGATTGTTACATTCATGTTAGCTGAGAAAAATAATGATCTCCTTaacaaaaaccataattcccgaTGTACAAAAGCCAAGACATTCCATGAATAAATGATATGGTGCTAAAAAATCCAGAAAGGAAAAGTCAAACTTATTGGGGTTGTGGTCGTCGCTTCAATAATAGAAATGAGAAAACTTATAATCCCAAATGGAGGAGATCTAAAAATGAGTTAGATCTGAATAACATATCAAAGATAGAACCCAAGTGGATATCAACAAGATGTGCGAGACTGTATGTTACATATATGGATCTAAAGGACATTGGTCATGTGCATGTTGTAGTCCCTTATATCTATATAAGTTATGTCCAGATTTCACAAAATTCAACatggaaaaaataatttcatggAGAATCTTGAAGGGAAATCATACTTTGAATTCCCCGATTTCACAAAAGAACTCGACTAGACCACTTCTAAAGCGAACtagaataattttgtttttaacatcaCATTAATGTATAGTTACTGTCATTTCAGTTTTAGactaataatttgttttaatgaatTTTCACGTTTTTCTTTGTTGACGTTTGTAATAATTACATAAATGGATCACAATGCTAGTGGAACAAAATCCAATAACAGATTCgagaaatttttataaaagataatgGAACAACTCAAACTATTATGAGACAAAGATATATTTTCTAATACAAAACagacaaaaattattttcaatgcAATATGAGGTCCTGCAGACTTGATTGAAGGAACATGTAATACTTTATGTCGccaaatggaaaaaaaatttcttcataaaaaattgtttgtattctctgaattcaaaaaataatttgttgagtttcaaagacataCATCTTCACATATATGATACTCAGTGTGAAACTGATGATGGAAAAGGTACatgtatttaaattttgataaatatttctaaaggAATATATTGGAAATTTTTTACATTACTTCCTTCGAGATTGCATAATGATTGCATCATATTGATATTGATTTAACTGAatcaaatcttttaaaatgaaatatagtaTATTTCAGATTTTGGCATGATCAACTCGGTCAATCGGATACCATAATGATGTGTAAAATCATAGATATTTCACATGGTATTTCACTGAAATTCCAAGAGATTGTTGTATGTTTAAAtgtagaaaaaaatatcaaatggaGTATAccatcttgatcctcctactaaagagtcaaAACTAGAAGCTTGGAGAATTATGCATTTGCAAAGTATATAGCAAATAATACCTATCTGATAATTTCGGATGCCAATATGGTAAGTAAATCTCATATATCAGCTACAAACGCTTCTGTTTGTATTATAATATCAAATGAGCAAGGAAATGAGATGATACACATAAGTCTAAAACATGTTTGAAGCGTGCTAGATCAGTTGGCTCTAATAactaaaatcctagaaaacaaaAGTAAGCTGAGAGACATAATACAaccaaaatatcataaattattttggATAAACTTATAGCTCAGGAGATTACTTAACACCCCGATGATCAGCAGATTACTTATAGCTCAAACAtagataaatcaactcctcttaacACCCCGATGATCAGCAGATTACTTATAGCTCAAAATAATCTATTTCGAAAATCTTCAGAAATGAAGAGATATTTGGTTCTGAAATACTATATCTAAGTGCAGTTTGAACTTTAGTGTACCTTGGAAAATGTATACGGCCTGATATGGGAtttgttgttattattttaGCAAGATTTAGCTCACCTCCCACGTGAAGATATTGAAATgaaattaaacatgtttttcgttgATTTAGGTTTATTTTATCCTAatcttcaaaaattaaaatgaatgcTTTACATGTGCATGATATATATCAGATCCAATTCCAATTGTAAACATGATTCATATTCAAGATCGGAggcataattatatttttggcgttctcagaaataGACGCTTGTGTCCACCTCTTTGAATCATGAGAAGATTATCGCATTACATGTAGCAAGTAGATAAAGTGTGGCTAAATTCAATAAATCAACGCATTCTTTCAAACATTAGGATTGACGAGACTATATTATATGAACATAGGACAACATATGTTGCCCAAGCcaaggaaagataaaaaaattggtCAACTAGAAAGATATAATAAAGTGACAAAACTAACATATACATACGAAGTCTTCTTATATATTCAATAGATCAAGAAgaacaaagcaaaaaaaaaaatctgatcatgcaacaatgcagccgacctcttcaggAAATCACTTACCACCTTGGTACTCGgaaaacatgtccataacattaaaATGTCTCATCAAAGATATTTATGATATGACATAATGTTCATTCGAGGAAAAACTTGTATGGTTGTACACTTTTTAATATACTATGATTTTTCTACTTAATTTTTCTAGAAGATTTTTAACAAAGCTACAAAAACACAATATCAAAACAACATTAGTGATGGTTTTCAAGGAGAATGTTACAAACAGGGGTggacctaaaaattaaaatagactGTGGCACATAAttacttattataataaataaaataattagtaataaataaaataataaataaaacaataaataaaacaatagaTAAAACGTATTTGTTAAATGTGTGATATATACcttgaaaattaaaatcaaactgaaatagtaagtaaaaacaaaaaaactctaatataataaaaattaatgcaaAAATCTCATAAAGTCATTCTTCGCTCTCCCATATCTTGAAATCTTTTTATCACTGCTTCATTTGTCACTTTGTCAAAATGATCCTTTTCAGTATAACAAACCATACAAGCATTCAAAAATTCTTCACCCATTCGGTTGCGTAAGGTAGTCTTCAAAATTTTCATCGCAGAGAAAGATCTCTTGACAGTATGTGGCAACATGCAAAGTCAAAACTAGCTTCAAAAGTCGATAAACAAGAGGATGTGAAAGATGTTTTTTTGGTTTCCACCATCACACGTGCAATATCTCCAAGACCCTCCAAATTGGCAAACCTTTGATTTTCAGAGATATTATCGATGTAAATACCAAGTTGATGCTCAAGAGATATCCATTCCACGGAGCTAAAATATTCAGGATAAAACTTTGATAATCTTACAAGTTTTGACTGATGAAACTGGTGGAATGAATCAATGGGGCTCAAAGATGCAGTGCAACCAAGCAGCTCAGTGTTTATCTCGTCAAAACGATCATTAAACTCTTGAATTTGCATATCCAATACTGTATAAAAACATTCAACTTGGTAATGATGCAAGTTTGTTATGTTGCTTCTTTGTCTTGGCTTCTTTGGATTAACAAACTCTTCTTCCATAATGAGTAactctgttttatttttctcgCAAAAGGAGTTCACCTTTCCAATGATTGAATCCCATCCATTATCCCTGAGCCTGTACAATAGTTGCTTGGTAGATTTCACTAAAGACATCGCATTCAAAATATCCTGATCTTTCCTTTGTAAATCCTTTGATAGATTATTTGTAAGACCAAGAAAAAGCAACATGAACTGTAAGTAGAACACAAAGTCAAACGTGTGAAAGTATCTGAGGAGACCATTAGCTTGACATCTTTTGATACCATCTGACCCATCTCTTTCGACATGCTCAAGCACTTTAATGATGGAAGTGAATAAATCAGCCAATCTCAACAAAGTTTTGTAGTGAGAACCCCAACGAGTAGTACCAGGCCTTTGAATTGAATGCTCCTGATTTAATCATTTTCCTGTCTTAATTTCACCATGGCTAACTCCTTCCTCGATTATCTTACGTTGGTCTTCTCGAATCATATCTTGTCTCTTACAAGAAGCTCCAACCACATTTTACAAGACAGAAATCTTATCAAAAAAATCACTAACTTCAAAATGTTTTTTAGCAACTGCAACGACAACCAACTGAAGCTGATGAGCAAAGCAGTGGACATAATATACATAACTGTTTTCTCTTAAAATTAGAGATCTCAACCAGTTGAACTCACCCTTCATATTACTAGCTCCATCATAACCTTGTCCTCTTAACTTTTTTCATGCTTAATCCACGTTTTGCAAACAGTGAATCAATAGCACTTTTTAGAGATGCAGAAGAAGTTTCTTGGACATGAATAAGACCAACAAATCTTTCTTTGACTATACCCTTCTTGTCTACAAAATGAAAAACCACTGCCACTTGTTATTTAGTAGAAACATCAGCAGACTCATCCACCATCAAGCAAAATACGTCATGATCAAGCTCTTGGATAATAGATTGAATAACTTCCTCTGCAAAGCAATGTGCTAGTTCTTTCTGAATTTTATGAGACACCATCTGATTGTTCTTAGGAGCATTCTCCAACACAACCTTACTTACAAGCTCATTCTGAGTTGCAGTATATTTCAAAATCTCAACAAAGTTTCCCTTATTGGCTGATTCCATCGACTCATCATGTCCTCGAAAAGGTAGTCCTTGTCGCAATAAATATCTACAAACATCAATTGAAGCATTCAATCTGATCTTGTATTCATTTTTTGCTGCTTCGTTCTGCTTATAAAAAGCACGAGTGATTGACTCATCTTGATTTATTAGATTATCAGCCATCTTCATAGCATTGTTGTGAAAACTATTCACTTGTCCCACATGGTCTCCCAACCTCTTTGGATTTTTCCTAGTATCAAAGCCTTTTGTCACAAATTCATCACTTCCACCTTTATTTTCAGTGTAGTCTCTAAACAAGTAGCAAAACAAACAATATGCTTTGTTTGTTTTTACACTATATTCTAACCACCTACCGTAGAGATCAAACCAAGCTGGATTAAATCTTCTATATTTATTCTCTACTAGTGTCTTAGGAAAATCATGACCACGAGGTTGACAAGGACCTTTAGTAAGATATTTGCGTCTTACCTCATCTCTTTTGTTATGATGATATTCTGATATTATTTTTCTATCTGCAGGATCTGAAGGCAAATCTTCCAAATTGGAGTTTGAAGCTGAAGGCAAATCCTTATTGATTTTTGATGTCGAAGCTGGATCCTTCACATTAGTTTTTGATGCTGATAATAAAGGATTTGAAGTCAAATTCTCCGAACTAGTGTCCGACTTCGAGAcacattgttttttaaaatatctctCCATAGTACCtggtaaaaaatatattagtattcAAAACGATAATACACACtatgaaaaaaaaacctaaaaatcaaataaatatatagcaGATTGTTACATATAGTATATATGCTTACTTTGAAGAGATACCAAAAAGAGCTCTTATGGTCGATAATGGTTAAAAAGTCAAAGTAAAAGATGAGCACAGAGCACGTAAATTTTGTTAAAtgtgaaaagaaataaaaaaaaaattctgcaGATTTTTTCTAAAGAGAGAACGTAACAGGTGACTagggttttaaaatatttgggcTAATTAATTTATGGGATAGATCTAGTTAAGTTGTTTTATTTGTAGTGGGCTATGGTAcgttgatattattgtttattggGCTGgaacattctattttattttaatgggtTAATAAAGTTAATTATAGTTTCTGTTGGGTGAGATATGTTATTTTTTCCGTGGTGTaaactagaattttttttttaattactaaaaggaaaaaataaaacagagcaCGAGTCAAGTGCCACACCCATTATAGTGGTGGGTCAGCCCCTGGTTACAAAgtgaaataaacaaatatataataacatcaAACACAACTGTGCCAACAATCTCGACATTTTTCGTGTGAAAATAAATGCATAAAACCAACTATTACGGTGCACACAATAAATTTCTCTTTTTTACTTTAATATAAACGAACCATCACGTTTAATAGAATAGCAAACTATTCTTTTTTTCCAATAAAATATTCCTTTTCGCTTTTTCTATTCtagcatttttttttacagatacAAAgtgttgattttatttttattttttgatatgataaattataacTATActtattattacaaaaaaaaaattggttgaacttattataactaaaactaagttaaaaaaaaattcatgattCAGTTGGGTTGTCAACATAGCCGGCATGTGGATTTCACGTGATCTTACGCTGGTCCTTGTCGCAGGTGATCCAGCTTCCTCCACGCACTAGGGTTTGAATTCTAGGTTCTGTTCTTatcctctcctctcctctctctctgtGAGAAAGACACAAACCAAAGCAACAGGTTTGAAGATAAAATGGCCATGTCTCATctcttcctttcttctcctcGACCTTCATTGGCTCCGCGACTCCACTCACCGACCCAGGTAACGAAaacctctcttctcttctcttttatcGAATCTCAATTCCacatataaaaagaaaaggttGCTCCTTTTCATTATCTAAGTGATATTTGTACCTAGATATAGCGTTTCTGAGATTTAAGTAGATCAATTCACCACAAGAAACAGTGATTTAGATGTTAGAATCATTACATAAGCTCTGTTTTAAACAGAACAGCTGTTCATATGTGAATGGCGTTCCTGAGGTTTACCTTGATGAGTTTGTTGCTTCCCTTGTTGTGTCGTGTTTGCAGTTGTACTCTAACATGAGTAAAGATTTAAAGGGTGCAAATGAAGCTAAAGCATCAAAGAGATTCCTCTGCCGCTCGATTCATATGGAATCTGATCATTCAGGGGACTCAGAGAGGCTTACTTTCGATACCCTTTTGAGAAAAACAaaagatgtttggaatgatTCTCCACAGCCGGTCAAGGACTTCCCTTGGAACAGAGCGTTCGAGAACTTCGTGCAGCTGGTTCTTGATCTCGCCATATCAGTCGTTAAGTTCTTGTTTGTTCCCGTGTTGGCGGTTTCTTCTGTTAGTGAGATGTCTTATTGTGCACATGAGAGGAAGCTTGCTTTAGTCCCTTTCCCTTTAGTTATTGGTATTGTTGTTGGAGGCATTCTGCAAGGGACCGCTTTGAACATCTCTCCTCGTCTTAAGGTCTGTGCATCATCAGTTGTtgtaacaaatttcaaaatcctTCCTTCTGGTCTTAGAGATaagagttttttgtttttgtaggaAGCGGAAGTACCGTGGCATTTGATAGCTATGATGATGTTCTTCACTCTGATTAAGCTTCCTGGACCGTACTATCCGTACTGGGGGCGTTTGTTTGTTCCGCATTTTGCCAATGGAGTATTGTTTAGAGCACTTTGGTCCATGTTCTTTTGGTATAAGAAGACTAGAAACACATCAGCAACTCCTCACAGTTCGGAAACAAAATGAGCATCTTCATTCTATAggtatatatgtaaacatatggACATGTTTAGATATGACTCTAGTTTCTAAGTTTGATGTATCTCTTTAGTTGTAGGTGGGAACTGGCAAGTGGGTCACTTGGATTGGTTATTATGGGGATTATGTGAGACCTCGCGGCTTAGTGTGTTGGGGCATAGAAAGGAGCTTTCTTCTTCCTTACCTCTTCAATCTCAGAGATGTTGAGGTATATGATAATATGAGGTTAATATTATATTGTAGCCCCTAGAGTTGATTAGttatgttttcttctctttagTTTTTTATTGACAATGTTTCATGTGAAAATTGTACTCTTCTTTGGgaatgtatttgtatctttgaGATGGAAACAGGGAAAAGGAGAGTGATTCATGTTTTGTTCAGACATAATGTTTTTGGGTTAATACAGAGTAACACAAGAAAGAATGAGATTTACAATTTGAATAAATAGTACAGTGATGCTATAAAGAACGAAACTATTGGTCACGAGGTGTTTTAAGTTCTCACTCAAATATCATCTCCACGAGAAGTTAACCATAGCAACCTCCCGTTAGTATCATGAGTTCTCGGTTGTTCTCCACGCTAACCGTTTCATTGGCCATAGCTGATGTTGTTGTCGCACCTTCCTCTGGTTCTCTAATCTTTTATGTTCCACA
It encodes the following:
- the LOC106451695 gene encoding uncharacterized protein LOC106451695, which codes for MAMSHLFLSSPRPSLAPRLHSPTQLYSNMSKDLKGANEAKASKRFLCRSIHMESDHSGDSERLTFDTLLRKTKDVWNDSPQPVKDFPWNRAFENFVQLVLDLAISVVKFLFVPVLAVSSVSEMSYCAHERKLALVPFPLVIGIVVGGILQGTALNISPRLKEAEVPWHLIAMMMFFTLIKLPGPYYPYWGRLFVPHFANGVLFRALWSMFFWYKKTRNTSATPHSSETK